A window of Rosa rugosa chromosome 7, drRosRugo1.1, whole genome shotgun sequence genomic DNA:
aatagaaagaaaaaaaatgaagcatCATCAAATTCTCCCAAAGGCTTACCCGCAGCCAGGTGGCAATTTCAGCTTCTGGCAGTTAAACCATGAGTCCCCTGTCTCAGCAATCACAGCAGTTTCAGCTGACAGCATATTCTGAATGTGCTGGAACAGAACATTAACCCTCAAAGGTTCTCTGGGTGCGGCCTTCAGAGGGTGGCCATCAGGCACAAAGATCCTGCGGTAGTTCTCATGAGCAGTGTTGTTATGCTTCAGCTTCTTTGCTAGGCCTAGCAGGAAATCCTTCATGAGAACACAACCAAATGTAGGGCCATTCCCTATCGTCACACGATCGGGCTGCAAAATGATTGCCTTCTCTTTCTTGAGAAGGAGCGAGTACCCAACAGAGCTGTAGTCATTGAAAATCGGCCCAGCAAACAAGTATGCATCTGCAGACTCCACAATCTCAGCACAAAAGGCAGTGCTCACAGCACCCCAGTATGTTCCTATGAAATGGGGGTGGTGCTCTGGCACTTGCCCCTTTGCTGATGGCATTACAGCCAGAGCAAAACCAGAAGCATCAGCCAGCTCAACAAAGGCATCACCGGCATGTGCAGCGCGCAGTTTGGGCCCGCCCACCATAACCGGCTTCACTGCCTTGTTCAAGAACTCTGCCGCTGCCTCCACTGCAGCCTCTAGTCCCATCTTATTGCTCAATCTGTAATACCAAGTAAAAAGTTACATAAATTCACtttaaaaaattaacaaaatcatAATCTTTTTACAACACTTTTCATCAAATGAGATCAGAAGGCACAAAATTTACTTTGGAGACAATGAAAATGGAACAGGGTCACGGCTAAAAGTAGGATGAGGAATCCCGGCCAAGTTGCAGCCTATGCTGATATACACAGGCTTGCTTTCTTTCAACGCAGTCGAAATTGCCGTATCAATCAACTCATGTGCATCCTCCAGATTATTCACCACAGCCTAGTAAAAACCACCCACATACCAAAATCAGCAAAAATTATTTGTTtccaaaacacaaatcaaagTACAGATCTTTAGCCAAACCCACTAAAACCCACATTCCCAAAATAGCAAACTTTAAATCCAAGAAATCCCAACACAAAATTCATATATTATTGGGTTGCCAAAACACAGATCAAAGTACAAATCTTTCACCAAACCCACACACCAAAACTAGAAAACTTCGAGAATGAAATCTAAAACACTGTGAATGATCCACTAAAACCCACATGCCAAACTTCCAAAAACAATGAATCTTTAACCAAATCCACTGAAACCCAACaccaattaatcataaaaaatcAAACTTGATTATGATCCTTACCTGAAAGCAAGTCACAGTCTGAAAGCACCGGAGCTCTTGGCTAAAGTCCGGCACCCCAATAGTATGGTGAAGAATCCGGTTAGTTCCGTAATCATTGGAGTTGGGCCCCCCAACAATACAAATCACCGGCAAGTTCTCACTGTACGCGCCAGCGATCGCGTTCAACACACTCAGTCCACCGACGGTGAAAGTCACCGCACACGCGCCGACGCCACGCGACCGCGCGTAGCCGTCGGCGGCGTATCCGGCGTTGAGCTCATTGCAGCAGCCAATGTTGGTGAGCCCGGGCTCGGCGATGAGGTGGTCGAGAAGGGTCAAGTTGAAGTCGCCGGGGACGGAGAAGACGTCGGTGACTCCGATTTGGACGAGGCGGCGTGCCAGGTGGCGGCCGAGGGTGGCTTCGGCGGAGTTGAAAGTGGTGGAGGGGACCGAGTTTTGGACGGTGCAAGATGCGCTGTTTGGTAAACAACCGACGTCGTGGTTGTCGGCCTTGCAAACGTCGAGGGAGCCAATCTTGGTGTCCATGGAGGTCTAGAGATTGAAACTTTGTGATCAAAGATTGGAACTTTGAGTGTAAAGATGGAAGCTTTGGGGGTTTAAGAGAGAATTGGGATTTGGGTTTTTGTGGTGAGAATGGAGAAATGGGTTTATGAGGAGGTTGGGTTTTATAGTGACAGTGGTGGTGGTTATCAATGGAGGTTTTACTAGGGGCTGGTTTTCATGTGATGGCCTTTTTGTGAAGGCAGTGGGCAGCAGTGGGTTCTTGAATGCAGTTTTTGGTGAGTGAGTGGCAAGTAAATATTTTAATTGGAATTCTAATTTTGTGTGGTAAGGACTAGAAGAATTGTAATTTTAATTGCCAATTATATCTATTCTttttggaacaaaaaaaaattatatctaTTCTTTTGTaccaagaaaaatcaaaattttcatttgTGGGGATCAGGGGAATGCACAAGAAGAGATCTGATTTTGCAATAACCTTTACTTttgagaccaaaaaaaaaaagttgaatttgattAGTGAtgggaaattttgattttgattcttaTTCCATTTTGAGATGGAGCTTCAATCATAGAGGTGCAACACCGCTCATTTGGGTTGGAATTGTCATGGTGCAAGAGCAGGGCACGTAACGAGCCTCTTTGAATTAAAATGAGGTCTTTCTTTTAGATGGCTTTTTCTTTTCATACATTTTTTGCAACTCCCATTATATCGCTTTAAATCCAAATATTGGGGACATGATGAACACGACGTGGACGTTTtgatcagcaaaaaaaaaaatgaggtaaATGATGTAAGTTGAACAGAGGTCAAATTATACATTAGTTAATTACAGCATAAATAATCGACTATATAATCTTAAATGTAAAAATTAATGTCTTTcactaaaaaaaagaaaaatgcaatAATCAACTACTCTAGCTGGTTTTGAACCTATGCATGGAATTGGTGTTGAACCGTGATTCCGTGAAAGTAATTTTCGTGGTCTTGAAGAAAATCTCGTCAAACCGTCAATGATTATTAGTCAAAGTAATGCATAAAATCCTAAACTCAATTAGCTGTAATCTGGTTTTCAATTTGGAGATTCTACTCAAGTGGCCTGGTTTTGTAAAATCCTAGTTTGATTCCCTCAGTCGCAGTGAGCAGCACGTTACTATCTGATTGGTCAGTTTCGCGCGTTAACGACGAAGACTTGAATCCGAAAACGACGACGTTCTGTCCTTTTAAATACTATGAGCGATGTTTCTGAATGAGGGAATCAAGGTTCTGAAAAACCAGAAATTGAGTTGCCGGTAAATtacaaaaccaaagcttttctattttggtcatttcaaATTCCAGGTTTTGGATGATTCCAGAACTAAGAAATAGATTAATCAGCAGCAACTGTTGTTCATGCACATGTACCAAATGACACGTAGTCAGTCTCATGTGGTGTCTGAGTTGAATCCCTGGCAGGCACAGATGAAAGGTTTTGAATATTAAACCCTACCAGTTGCTTTCTTTCTGTAATTTCTTGAGTAAATGTAATATCTTAGTACTGTAATTCTGTAAATATGGGTGTAAATCTTTTATCTGGTTATATTGATTACGAACAAAatcaaatttcttttttggttacaaCAAAATCAAATTTCTGGCTTTCTACTTTATGATGATGAGTGACATGAGTCACATGACTTCGCTGATATTATgcaagaagaaaccagaaaaaacACGGACTCGTATATTTTCCACTCGTCCGATGATGAGGATTTACGACAAATTCAACAAGTTTTGACGTGTTACTTGCTTCTCATTCACTGCATGCAATGACGTAATGTATTGCTGGGaggagtttttgttttttgtcgtCGACCAAGAAGAAATTAATACAATATGGTAGGGATCCCTAATATTATGCTGTAGAGAGAATCTTGCGTAGGGCACCCGcacggacacgtggtggggCGGGCCAATCACCCCCCAGcagggggggtgttttgggtatttcaatTCAGGGAGCAGGGGCAATTttggaaaagatgaaaaatttcCTCTCTTCTGATTGGTGGGCCGTAaagacacgtggtggggaaacccccacctaagaatttctctatgCTGTAACATGCTCCGCAAATTTAGCATCATCACCATCGGTTGAAAAAATTATTATGTAGGCTTGGATcacttaattttttatttttatttttttaaggagttggtgcggctgctctcaaatattaattaatgaaattgcagaatacatgaGAGATGTAGAACCTGAAGCctatattacaataagcataaagagaacatccggAAATAATATCAGGGTTCTCCACAAAATCtgtgtattctaacaagcactaattagcaaagagtgcacgaatgactactccatttgctttgacatagcagtgacatatcagaaagataactctatcacgaagaagcatcattac
This region includes:
- the LOC133720462 gene encoding pyruvate decarboxylase 2, producing the protein MDTKIGSLDVCKADNHDVGCLPNSASCTVQNSVPSTTFNSAEATLGRHLARRLVQIGVTDVFSVPGDFNLTLLDHLIAEPGLTNIGCCNELNAGYAADGYARSRGVGACAVTFTVGGLSVLNAIAGAYSENLPVICIVGGPNSNDYGTNRILHHTIGVPDFSQELRCFQTVTCFQAVVNNLEDAHELIDTAISTALKESKPVYISIGCNLAGIPHPTFSRDPVPFSLSPKLSNKMGLEAAVEAAAEFLNKAVKPVMVGGPKLRAAHAGDAFVELADASGFALAVMPSAKGQVPEHHPHFIGTYWGAVSTAFCAEIVESADAYLFAGPIFNDYSSVGYSLLLKKEKAIILQPDRVTIGNGPTFGCVLMKDFLLGLAKKLKHNNTAHENYRRIFVPDGHPLKAAPREPLRVNVLFQHIQNMLSAETAVIAETGDSWFNCQKLKLPPGCGYEFQMQYGSIGWSVGATLGYAQAVPEKRVLSFIGDGSFQVTAQDVSTMIRNGQRTIIFLINNGGYTIEVEIHDGPYNVIKNWNYTGLVDAIHNGEGKCWTTKVRCEEELIEAIETANGPKKDSLCFIEVIVHKDDTSKELLEWGSRVSAANSRPPNPQ